Genomic segment of Triticum aestivum cultivar Chinese Spring chromosome 6A, IWGSC CS RefSeq v2.1, whole genome shotgun sequence:
TGCCATATTGGCCTATATTTGCCTCTAGAGTGATATCTAGGGCAGCACGTTGAAGTAGTTCCTTCAACACTAGTGCTGTACActttgtagcagcaaggtggagttgttCCTCCACATCCTTGTGCTGCTTCAGAGGTTGAACTTCAGGCACCATGGCTGGTATCCCCTCCTTTCAGCTGCCACCATGGCTGGTATCCCCTCCTTTCACCTGCTTCCCTTGTTCTTGCAGCTGCATTTTGCAGCTGGCTCTTCAGGGCACACAGAGCAGGGTTGAGGTGGATCACGCTATTGGGCTATGATTGCCATTTCAACCTTGACTTTTTCATCCGGGACACCATTTTATCATCTAATTGTTGCCGTACAAGATTGGAATGTCATGCCTTCTGTGCCTAGTAGGTGCTATAATGACCAGTCAAAGCTATTTACAAGAAAGGATTTTTCATCCCAAATTCCTTTGACAAAGTTAGCAGTGGAAAGCTCTGCTAACCGTTTCAGCTTCAGCCTCCTTTGGCAGTTGTGCATATCCCAAATAAATTAGCAGAATATTGGCTAGGTACAGGCTGTGCCTTGCCATGTTCCCTCAGCCTAGCACGATAGCCATGGTTATGTGGTTGATTTATTGGCTACAGCCATGCATTTCTTACAAATGGTTGGGAAATGAGGAGCGATAGTGGATTTTCCGTATATCTAAGCATATCTGAGCATAATGACCAAGGACAAAAGGTGCATGGAAAGTGCCATAAAAGTTCCGACTCTCAGCAATGTTAACTTCTCCCTTGCTTCTTGTTTCAAATGTTGGCAGTGGGAAGCTCTTGCTCTATTACTTATTGGGATCAGCATCAATCAACTTCGAACTGCACCTGCGGGCGATACAGCATTTGGTCTTCCTATCACTGCTATCGCATACATCTATACACTGATTTTTGTAAGTTGCTGTCAGGGCCATCTGGTTCTTTAGTTTTTTCCTTTGTTCTTTCACTTGTTTTTATAAGCTGTCGCAACAGGCAGCGAGCTTAAAGTTGCTGTATATTCAGTTGAAACTGTGAATTGTAGGTAACTGTTCCATCACTAGCTTCTGTCTACAACGAGTATGCAATGAAAAGTCAAGATACTAGTATTTATCTTCAGGTACTTTCTTAATTTGACTATAATCTGTTCAGAATTATTAGGGAGTAACTGCCATTTTTTTAATTCTATCGAACTATATGCTTATTTTATGGTATTTCTCTTTTACTTTTCCAAATTCCTGTCGTAAGGCATGGGCTCATTCTTGTCTCCATCTCTGTGATTGTTTTGCCCTTTATCTAATTGGATGTTCTTTTGATATACTTCACAGAATTTATTTCTGTATGGATATGGTGCAATATTCAACTTCCTCGGCATCCTTGGGACGGCCTTATTCCAAGGTATGCACCTTTGTTGAATGCCCAGTATTTTTATGCTAGGTGAATAGTAAGTACTGCATGTTATACGGGCAGGGAGTTTGTATTATATTATCATCCTTAGTGCTTTCTTAGTTGTGCAATCAAGGGATGGGAGTCGGGTATTACTTATTCTTATGAGCTGTTAAAACGAAGGAGTGATTTCCTGGTTGGTTCAGAATTTGAAATATGATTATTTTTTACTAAACCTTGAGGCCAGATATGAGCATTTCTCTTTAATTGTTTATCAATGACCACTGTCAGATCCCAGAGCAAAAAGGATAGCCATGTTCTTTCTTGTCCTGTCATGTCCAAAGCATCTGTTCATGAAATGTCGTAATGCTACTTAAGTGTTGGTGCAGCACATGTTTCTGGTGTAATCATGTCTTCTTACAGGGCCCGAGAATTTTAATATCCTTCAAGGGCATTCAAGGGCTACGATGTTTCTCATATGTAACAATGCTGCGCAAGGCATTCTTTCTTCATTCTTCTTCAAGTATGCAGGTAAATGTTCTACCTTccagtttttcttttgtacattgTGTTTGTTCTTATCTATTTCTTCTATAATTTCTCCTCATTAAATGATCAATTGAAATTATCCTGCAGATACAATTTTGAAGAAGTATTCCTCAACTGTTGCCACAATTTTTACTGGTCTAGCTTCTGCTGCTTTTCTGGGACATACCTTGACTATTAACTTTCTCCTGGGCATATCAGTGGTGTTTATTTCAATGCATCAGGTATCCTTACCCATTTCTTAACTTAATTTTATTTAGCCAaccttcttcctcttccatttgtGTAACTTCTATTTGTTCTCAGTTCTTCTCACCTATAGCTAAAGTCAAAGGCGACAAACCAGGTGAATTATTGGAGTTGCAAGATACACAGAATCATCGGTAAGTTTCTATCCTTTCAAATGGTTCGAGTATGAATTTTGATCAGTTTGTCTGACTTGTTTTATACTGAATTCTTGATTCCTTGATAACTTTGATACACACACATGAATAATTACTTATGCTGTTATGATCATAAACTGATTTCCAAGTTTTTTTTTGACTCGTATGATGCCTATTACATCACAGGTCATCTGATTCTTCTTTTGTAAATATGACTGCTGGTGCTGCTGAGGACGTAAGCTACTTTTCTTGCTTCAAGAATAATAGAAACATCATTTACATTGCGGACACTCACATTTTAAGTTGCTCATGTCATTTCAGGCTAGCCATCAGCTTGGAACTGATGAGAGGCAACAACTGTTGCCAATTTGAAACGTATATTTTGTAGGTATGAATGGCTTACCTTATCCAGAATTTCTATAAGAATGTTTGCTCATGTTACATGCCTTGCTTTCTCTAGTAAGTAGAACAAGAATACATTTAACATATCTTTTCTGTCCATATGCGTACGCTCatgatatttgaattatgaaccAAATTCTAAATAAATAAGCATACGTCTCTGCGCCTACAAACTTGTGGGTATGTATCTATAATAGCTGTATTATTTGAGGAAAATATGTGCAGACATGTGTGTGATAAAAGAAATAGTGGTATCAAACAGGAGTTGCATGATCCAAACAGAAATTCTCATTGTTTCGGAGAATAAGTTTCAAGATTAAAACGATATGTGTAGTTGTACATATAGGCCACACTTGGTTTGATGTGGGccccacaattatattttcatttCGAACGAAGGAAATCGTAGAAGTAACTTGAGCCTGCATAGGTTCTATCTGTAACTCACCAATCCGGAATTAAGTTTGTTAAGAAGCCACGTTGCTAAGAATACTAACTAGCTCACTGCCTTTGAACTCCTTGTATTTCTGCAGGTAGGATAGAAGAGTTGGGGGACAGCAGATTTTGTGTGGTGCTGCGAGTGAAATAAACTACTGTACACTGTAAAGGCAAAGACAGAAGTTACAAATGTGTTCCCTTTTCCATTTCATTCTTTTGGAGGGGGTGCGTCCGTGCGTGGCCAGGTGGCGCATGATAACTTGGATAGTAAGGATATATTATCTCCACAGGAAGTCCCCAATACGATACACATAGAAATTCATTTTTCCCTGGAGCATGTTGCGTACAGTCAAAATGAGGTATTCTTTTGTACGGAATTTTTGAGCTACCGATCATTATAACAATTCGTTAATACTTGGTTCTTCTGGTGCTTATATGGTGACCGTCTGAATCCTTTTTTTTTTTTGGTGTTGTAAGAGGTTGAAGTCGATCTTCATAAAATAGCACTGTTTCATGTTTGAACCTAAGAACCGTTGTTACTCAGTAGGACAGGAAGTCAgaattactccctccgatccatctTAATTGTTGCTGATTTAATACAAAATATTAGTTGTAGCTGTTTTACAAGTGGTTCTCAATCTAGGACTTATCTTCTTTCAGATTATGAACCCAACCTTGAAAATGAGGTGCAGTTTGTTTGAAGATTTTTTTCATTTTTAATAGACCAAATGCTCCAGCAGCCCATTAAGATGATATCCAATGCAATTTCTCTAGGAAACACAACCATAGATAAGCAGATTTCATCATGGCATTAGGGTggatcggccgatctttcacgaaaggagtgggtCCTGTAAAGAACACGAGgagaaacacgagagaaacactaaaccaacacaagaaagtcacacatgtgctagatcctcgaatacatggAACGGTatacgatcaactagggacgatacaatggTAACGGTCTTctttgtgaggaggtcttgagttcttccctaaaaggggtcttgaatccgcttgggagatctctggtggaggctcgaatctccatggagaaggtaaccaagtggatgagcaaagctctcacataaacatgagctaaacctttgctaaccctagaaagttgggcgaggtggagtatatatagtctaggggggagaagggatacacgggcctcggcccttcactgtgcgcagacagggaaggccggatgtccgggctggtcgggtcggatgtccgggctttcaggcggcgccggatgtccgggctggagtggtggcatttgttgctctcgggttcggagggcCCAAATTTCCGGGctggcggccggatgtccgggggctcgggagaggccggatgtccgggctgtcgcggccggatgtccggagcctgtagcttctggcggctgtgctgctgtagtggacgacgctccaggggccgaatgtccggggtcatggccggatatccggggcctgggagatgttcttggttccttccgttggttctcctcatccgtggatttggggacttgtacatcttcatgcacatcttcgggagggccctcttggtgcctaatcatgcacaacacctcggacttaggtagtagccatgtctcatgcatagaaaatggaagttcggagaggagtgagttcaccttatcttcgatagccttggctcgggctcgtgtcattggtccaagtggtgtcgtaggaGGTGTAGGTGCATCCATGGGGATGAttttgggatgctccgcatcatctcccctcccttggggaagattcgtcctcggatcgaaatcctcatcaccatggtagggcgagtgATCTTTGAttttgaagatgtcgctcacggagtacttacCACGAGGGATGTCGATCTTATATGCGTTGTTGTtatagcgtgcaagcaccttgaatggtccatccgcgcatggtcgaagtttggacttgcgttcttggggaaagtggtccttgcgaaggtgtagccacatgaggtctccaatgttgaatatcatagggtgcttgttgacgttgagcttggtcacaaggcgttgtacttggcgctcgatggtgtttcttgtatcttcatgcaccttcttgagatgggtcgctcgtgtacttgcgtccaaattgatgcgctcttggagtggtagagggagaatatccaatggtgaaaaagggttgaatccgtagacgacctcgaaggaggacttgccggttgttgagtgtcttgcgcggttgtaggcgaactcggcgataggtaggcactccttccactcggcgataggtaggcactcctctcactctttgatgttcttcttgatgagtacttgaagtagagtggagagtgtgtgGTTGGTAagttccgtttggccgtcggtttgaggatggtaagccgtggagaagagtagcttgattccgagcttggcgcatatggtcttccaaaagtagctaaggaacttgacgtcgcggtctgagacgatagtctttgtcactccatgtagacgcaatatttccctacaaaagagattagcaacatatgaagcatcatctatcttgttgcaaggaataaaatgtgccatttttgagaaacggtccataacgacaaatattgaatctttcccatttcgagtcctaggcaaaccaagtacaaagtccatgctaatgtcttcccatagTTGGTATgaaattggtagaggcatatagaggccatgagattgagctttggacttagctttgcgacatgtagagcatcggttggtgaaacgattgacgtctcgaaacatcttgggccaaaagtagttcttcgagagcgtggcgaacgtcttgtcgcatCCGAAAtatcccattaagcctcctccatgagattcctgcaaaagcaacaaacgaagagaagactcggggatgcaaagtttgttagctctcatgagatatccatctttgatgtaatagcgttcccaagatgtatgcgataaatacttggcataaggagtagcaaaagttgcatcatgctcatacaaggctttgatatgctcgaagccaatgacatctaactcaagttgtgtaacaagcatgcatatgcgggaaagagcatccgctacaatgttttctttacccttgatgtacttgatgacataaggaaaagactcaataaattcactccatttagcatgacgcttgttcaacttgttttgtcccttaagatacttgagagtctcatcatcagtatgaatgataaactcatggggacgaaggaatgttcccattcatgcaagactcacactaaagcatatagctctttgtcataaatgggataattgagttgcgctccggaaagtttctcactaaaataagctatggggcgcttctcttgcacacacctcctatgccattaccactagcatcgcaatgaatctcaaaggcttgtcgaagttgggtaaagcaatcacgggagcatgagtaagcaaatttttAAGCTCATTGAAtatggtatcttgggatggtccccaaacaaaaggcgcattattcttgctcaaagcatgcaaaggcgaagcaatggtgctaaaatccttcacaaagcgacgatagaaacccgcaaggccaagaaaactacgcacttgatgcaagttggttggttgtggccaagttttaatagcattgatcttggactcatcaacatgaacacccttagaggaaacaacaaaacctaagaaaacgagcttatcaacaccaaaaaggcatttctccatattagcatagaggcgctcttttctaagagtttgcaaaacggtgtggacatgggtgacatgctctttgatagatttgctaaacacaagaatgtcatcgaagtaaaccacaacaaatataccaatgtaagggcgaaagacatgattcataaggcgcataaaagtgcccggtgcctccgagagacccataggcatgactaaccactcatacaaaccaaacttggttttgaaggcggttttccattcatcaccctcttgtatgcggatttgatagtaaccactcttaagatcaattttggaaaagatagtggcaccactaagctcatcaagcatatcattgaaggaaatatgccctagaggcaataataaagttattatttatttccttatttcatgataaatgtttattattcatgctagaattgtattaaccgaaaacataatacatgtgtgaatacatagacaaacagagtgtcactagtatgcctctacttgactagctcgttaatcaaagatggttatgttttctaaccatggacaaagagttgttatttgattaacgggatcacatcattaggtgaatgatctgattgacatgacccattccattagcttagcacccgatcgtttagtatgttgctattgctttcttcatgacttatacatgttcctatgactatgagattatgcaactcccgtttgccggaggaacactttgtgtgctaccaaacgtcacaacgtaaatgggtgattataaaggtgctctacaggtgtctccaaaggtacatgttgggttggcgtatttcgagattaggatatgtcacttcgattatcggagaggtatctctgggccctctcggtaatatacatcacataagccttgcaagcattacaactaatgagttagttgcgagatgatgtattacggaacgagtaaagagacttgccggtaacgagattgaactaggtattgagataccgacgatcgaatctcgggcaagtaacataccaatgacaaagggaacaacgtatgttgttatgcggtttgaccgataaagatcttcgtagaatatgtaggagccaatatgagcatccaggttccgctattggttattgaccggagacgtatctcggtcatgtctacattgttctcgaacccgtagggtccgcacgcttaaggtttcgatgacagttatattatgagtttatgagttttgatgtaccgaagttagttcggagtcccggatgtgatcacggacatgacgaggagtctcgaaatggtcgagacataaagattgatatattggacggctatattcggacaccggaagtgttccgggtgatttcggagaaaaccgaagagccggagggttaccggaacccccccgggagaagtaatgggccatatgggccttagtggagagagagaggggcagccaaaggtgggccgtgcACCTCCTCcccactggtccgaattggactaggagagggggggcggcgccccccttttcctctccctccccacttctttccccctcctagtaggagtcctactcctactaggaggaggactcctccttggcgcgccatagaggccggccggcctcctccccttgatcctttatatacgggggcagggggcaccccttgacacacaagttgatccacgtgatcatattcttagccgtgtgcagtgcccccttccaccatagtcctcgataatattgtagcacgtgcttagccgaagccctgcggcggtagtacatcaagattgtcaccacgccgtcgtgctgacggaactcttccccgacactttgctggatcggagtccggggatcgtcatcgagctgaacgtgtgctagaactcggaggtgccgtagtttcggtgcttgatcggtcgggccgtggagacgtacgactacatcaaccaaacgcttccgttgtcgatctacaagggtacgtagatcacactctccccctctcgttgctatgtatcaccatgatcttgcgtgtgcgtaggaatttttttgaaattactacgttccccaacagtggcatccgagcctaggttttatatgttgatgttatatgcacgagtagaacacaagtgagttgtgggcgatataagtcatactgcttaccagcatgtcatactttggttcggcggtattgttggacgaagcggcccggaccgacattacgcgtatgcttacgcgagaccggttctcccgacgtgctttgcacaaaggtggctagcgggtgacagtttctccaactttagttgaaccgagtgtggctacgcccggtccttgtgaaggttaaaacagcaccaacttgacaaactatcattgtggttttgatgcgtaggtaagattggttcttgcttaaagcccatagcagccacgtaaaacttgcaacaacaaagtagaggacgtctaacttgtttttgcagggcatgttgtgatgtgatatggtcaagacatgatgctaaattttattgtatgagatgatcatgttttgtaaccgagttatcggcaactggcaggagccatatggttgtcgctttattgtatgcaatgcaatcgcgttgtaatgctttactttatc
This window contains:
- the LOC123127656 gene encoding CMP-sialic acid transporter 5, yielding MQRNGVMECTACRSRLVAPSPRSVSRAYDKHHNKITSKFRALKFLLVVGDCMLVGLQPILVFMSKVDGKFQFSPISVNFLTEVAKVIFAIVMLIIQSRKQKVGEKPLLARSTLIQAARNNVLLAVPALLYAINNYLKFIMQLYFNPSTVKMLSNLKVLVIAVLLKFIMRRRFSVIQWEALALLLIGISINQLRTAPAGDTAFGLPITAIAYIYTLIFVTVPSLASVYNEYAMKSQDTSIYLQNLFLYGYGAIFNFLGILGTALFQGPENFNILQGHSRATMFLICNNAAQGILSSFFFKYADTILKKYSSTVATIFTGLASAAFLGHTLTINFLLGISVVFISMHQFFSPIAKVKGDKPGELLELQDTQNHRSSDSSFVNMTAGAAEDASHQLGTDERQQLLPI